The sequence CCGAAGAGCGGCAGTCTTCTTTAAAGGAGAGGGATTCGGCCCTCCAGCAGCTGGAAGCATTGGAGAAGGAGAAGACTGCCAAGCTGGAGGTCCTGCAACAGCAACTTCAGGCCGCTAATGAAGCCCGGGACAGTGCCCAGGCCTCAGTGACTCGGGCCCAGCGGGAGAAGGTAGAGCTGAGCCAAAAGGTGGAGGAACTCCATGCCTGTGTTGAGGCAGCCCGCCAGGAGCAGTGTGAGGCCCAGGCCCAGGTGGCAGAGCTAAAGGCCCAGCTGAGGTCTGAGCAGCAAAAAGCAACCGAGAGAGAAAGGGTGGCCCAGGAGAAGGGCCAGTTTCAGGAGCAGGTTCGGGCTCTTGAAGAGTCCTTGAAGATCAGCAAGGGCAGCCTGGAAGAGGAGAAGCGCAGGGCCTCAGACGCTCTGGAAGAGCAGCAGCGTCATATCGccaagctggaggcagagacccGGTGTCTGGTGGAACAGCATAAGCAGGAACGGAAGGAGCTAGAAGAAGAGAGGGCTGGGCGCAAGGGGCTGGAGGCCCGATTACGGCAGCTGGGGGAAGCCCATCAGGCCGAGATGGAAGCCCTGCGGCGGGAGCTGGCAGAGGCCGTAGCTTCCCAGCGTGAGGCAGAGGGTGAGTGTGAACAGCTTGCCAAGGAGGTGGCCACCTGGCGCGAGCGGTATGAGGACAGCCAGCAAGAGGAGGCCCAGTACGGTGCCATGTTCCAGGAACAGCTGATGACCCTGAAGGAGGAATGCGAGAAGGCCCGCCAGGAACTACAGGAGGCCAAGGAGAAGGTGGCAGGGATCGAGGCCCACAGCGAGCTCCAGATCAGCCGGCAGCAGAACGAAGTAGCTCAGCTTCGTGCCAACCTGGCCAGAGCCCTCCAGCAGGCCCAGGAGAAGGAGGTCAGGGCCCAGAAGCTTGCAGACGACCTCTCTGTTCTGCAGGAGAAGATGGCTGCCACTGGCAAGGAGGTAGCCCGCCTGGAGGCCTTGGTGCGCaaggcaggagagcagcaggaaaCAGCCTCCCGTGAGCTACTCAAGGAGCCCCCAAGGCCAGGAGACAGAGGGTCCGAGTGGCCAGAAGAGCAGCAGGGACGCCAGTTCTGCAGCACGCAGGCAGCACTGCAAGCCATGGAGCGGGAGGCCGAGCAGATGGGCAGTGAACTGGAGAGGCTGCGGGCTGCGCTGATCGAGAGCCAGagccagcagcaggaggagcgagggcagcaggagagggaggtggcACGCCTGACCCAGGAGCGGAGCAGGGCCCAAGCTGATCTTGCCCTGGAGAAGGCTGCCAAGGCAGAGCTGGAGATGCGGCTGCAAAATGCCCTCAATGAGCAGCGTGTGGAGTTTGCAACCCTGCAGGAAGCCCTGGCCCATGCCCtgatggaaaaggaagggaaggacaaGGAGCTGGCCAAGCTCCGTGGGCAGGAGGCAGCCCAGAAAACAGAGCTGGGGGAGCTTCAGCAAACTGTGCAGCGACTGAAGGAACAGCTggccaagagagaggaggggcgcCAACAGTCTCTGGGGCCGGCCAGTGGAGAAGACTCTTCTGGGTCAGGAGGAGCACAGTCGGAGTCTActggaaagagtgagagaaaaggCCCTGAGCTCGAGGCTCTGCGGGCTGAGGTGAGTAAGCTGGAGCGGCAGTGCCGGGAGCACCAGGAGAAGGCCTCTGGCCTGGAGCGTAGCCTGGAGTGTGAGCGTGCCTCCCGTGCGGAGCAGGCCGGTGCCCTGGAGGCGTTGCAGGGCCGGTTAGAGGAGAAGGCCCAGGAGCTGGGGCGCAGTCAGGACACCCTAGCCACGGCCCAGAGGGAGCTGGCCACCCTCCGTGCCAAGGCCCAAGACCATAGCAAGGCTGAGGATGAGTGGAAGACCCAAGTGGCCCGGGGCCAGCAGGAGGCTGAGAGAAAAAACAGCCTCATCAGCAGCCTGGAGGAAGAGGTGTCCATCTTGAACCGCCAGGTCCTGGAAAAAGAGGGGGAGAGCAAGGAGTTGAAGCGGCTGGTTGTAGCTGAGTCAGAGAAgagccagaagctggaggagaggcTGCGCCTGCTCCAGGCAGAGACCACCAGCAACAGCGCCAGGGCTGCCGAACGCAGCTCTGCTCTGCGGGAGGAGGTGCGGACCCTCCGGGAGGAGGCCGAGAAACAGCGGGTGGCTTCAGAGAGCCTCCGACAGGAGCTGGCCTCCCAGGCAGAGCGAGCAGAGGAGCTGGGCCAAGAACTAAAGACATGGCAGGAGAAGTTCTTCCAGAAGGAGCAGGCCCTCTCTGCCCTGCAGCTGGAGCATACCAGCACCCAGGCCCTAGTGAGCGAGCTCCTGCCCGCTAAGCACCTGTGCCAGCAGCTACAGGCTGAGCAGGCAGCTGCCGAGAAACGCCATCGTGAGGAGCTGGAGCAGAGTAAGCAGGCAGCTGGCGGGCTGCGGGCAGAGCTGGTGCGGGCCCAGCGGGAGCTTGGGGAGCTGGGGCCCCTGCGGCAGAAGGTGGCGGAGCAGGAACGGGCAGCACAGCAGCTGCGGGCTGAGAAGGCCAGCTATGCAGAGCAGCTGAGCATGCTGAAGAAGGCTCATGGCCTGCTGGCAGAGGAGAACCGGGGGCTGGGGGAGCGTGCCAGCCTAGGCCGGCAATTTCTGGAAGTGGAGCTGGACCAGGCCAGGGAGAAGTATGGCCAGGAGCTGGCAGCTGTGCGAGCTGACGCGGAGACGCGTCTGGCTGAGATGCAGCGGGAAGCACAGAACACTGCCCGGGAGTTGGAGGTGATGACTGCCAAGTACGAGGGTGCCAAGGTCAAGGTTCTGGAGGAGAGGCAGCGGTTCCAGGATGAGAGGCAGAAACTCACTGCCCAGGTAAGATGCCCAGCTCAGCCTTGCCCACAGAGATCAGACCTGAGAGAAGGGACGATGTTCCCTTCTGTCTTGGCTCCCATCACTGGCAGGGTGGCTGGTAGAGTTCAAGTATCTTGCCCCCTACTGTCCTAAAGAAAGTATCAGTAGTTTCCTCCTCCCTGAAGGCTCTGTCCCTGGAGAGTGAAGTTGTGAAGTCCATCAGTTCTATTCTAGAAACACATAGTCCTAGGCAGGTATGCCTGCAGTGGAGACCCTAGAATTTCTGGGGACTAGAGTGAGCCaaattgtcactttttaaaaatgactagaaGTCTCGTTCCTTGGAGGAAAGTCTCAGAGCCTCAGTGAGATCAGCCTGGTGGCAGGGCTAGTGCCTTTCGGTCCCCATCTCACTCTGTCtccattgcccctcccccacgcacAGGTGGAGCAGCTAGAGGTATTTCAGAGAGCGCAAACTAAGCAGGTAAAGCCTGGGGTCCCTGATAAGTGCTGGCTGCTTAAGCGGTGACCCGTCTCAGTGCATGACCCCAAGCTGCAGCTTGCCTCCGCCCGCTCCTGTTTGTGAACTGTCTGTGAACAGGGCAGGGTCAAGCCATGGAGTCCAGGCCCGGGCTGCCCAGGAGTGCGGTGTGCTGGGTCCTCTCCCGGGCCTCTTCCCACCCAGTCCAGGTCGGCGTCCCCATCCTTCTGTCCCTTCATCTTTCCCATGTCCGAACTGGTGACCGGCATTCCTTGGGATTCCCAAATCTCCAAGTTCCATTCCCAGCTTGGGTGCCAAACTAAGAGGAATGGCAGAGTGACCGTGGGCCTCGTTTCACACAAGCAGCCCAGACAGGTCAGGGAGGGTTGTGAGCGTTGGGACACCTGCCTATCATCCTCTGGGGCTTTAACCCTGAGCGTGAACTAGAGCTGTCTGGGAGCAAGAAGGCCAAGCCCCATGGGAGACAGGAGGTGGCCCCGCCTGGGTGCTGGGCCCTCACAAGGATCTCCCTGCACTTCCCTGGCCATTGAGGCTGTTGGCTGGTGCCTAGCGGGGGCACCCTTTCTCCACCACCCTTCCTCCTCAGTCACTTCCGGCCTGCTGAGGAATCGGGCCCTCCTCTCCTTCCATCGCAGCctccagggagcctgaggtgaTGGGGACAGTCACACTGAATAGCAAACGGGCAGCAGTGGAGCTCTTGCCTCTTTGCAGTTCCTCCAGGGGCTTAAGCCCCTGGAACACCTGGAGGAGCCAACAGTGCTCGTGCTGTTAGGCTCCCTCtagacccctccctccctctgctcctctttcctgtgggagtggggtgggctTGGGGTAGAAGggctgcccaccctccccaccttGTCTGGCAGTCTGCTTCCCAGTGCTAATCCCAGTGGCCATGTTGCTAGCTCCAGCCGACAGCCCATGCAGTTTGGGAAGAAGTCTGAGTATCTGTGGCCCTTGGCAGTTTTTAGGAGAAGTGCTGGGTATTCAGTATTTACTAGAATTATAGACTCAGTCCCCTGTTCCTGTCCCCAACCTGGGAAGGTTGGGGCTGGGAATAGTGGCAGTAGTAGGGTGGTAATGGGATGTCAGCTCCCCAGATTCCGTTCTGAATCTTGAGGCTGCAGGGCTCTGGCAGGCCTGTCTCTGCAGCCTGGGGACAGAAGCGAGCGTGGGCAGATGACTCGGGCAGCCCCTGCATATTGGGTGGCCTCACTCTGGTCCTCACCAGTCCAAGCAGCAGGCTGTTCCCTAATTGGAGGCCAGAGAAAGGACCAGAGTTTCTTCTAGGAACACTGGGGATTTATCTGGGGAAATCTGATTTCTCAGGACAACCAGGGGAAGGCCTCCTGAatcttgtcttctcttcctcccctgctccaGGTGGAAGAACTGAGTAAGAAGCTAGTTGATCATGACCAAGCCAGCAAGGTGCAGCAACAGAAGCTGAAGGTAGGACACGGTGGGGGCTTGGGTCACCCTCCCTCAGCTCTCTGTAAGCCCTCAGGCTATGGtgggtgtgggggcagaggaggaccTTACAGTCttgcatctgcctgtggctcaggagCCCTTGCTTGTGTCCCCTTCTTGGAGCTCTTGAGGGAAGACGAGAATGACTCCCATCCCTCAGATCTTCATTCTGCACTACACTAGCTCCTAGTCCTGTGTGGTTTAACTAATGAAAAATTCAGCTTCTCAGTCGTGCTAGTCTCATTTCCCTTGCTTAGTAGCAAAGTATAGCTAGAACTGCCAAATTGGACAGGGCAGATACAGACCATTTCTATCACTGTAGAAAGTTCTTTGGCTAGCACTGCTCTAGACAGCTTAACCTTGAGGAGTGTTCTCAATATTTACATTACAGTGCAacttaatatttgtttaaaagacttcatttatttgacagagcatgaggcacataagcaggggggagccgcagaggggagggagaagcaggctctctgctgagcagggagcccgatgtgggattcgatcccaggaccctgggatcatgacctgagctgaaggcaggctcttaacccactgaggcacccaggagtcccagcaacttaatattcttttttttaattgatagattaaaaaaaaatttttttttaattttttataaacatgtatttttatccccaggggtgcaagtctgtgaatcgccaggtttacacacttcacagcactcaccatagcacataccctccccaatgtccataaccccacccccctcctaacccccctccccccgcaactTAATATTCTTAATACTTACAGCAGTGTCATCTTCTTTGGTTTAATATCTGCTTTTTTGCAGTTCAGGCTTCACAGCTTTTATCAGGGGTAGAGGAATTAGGTGCCACTGGCCTTGGGGCGCACTAAAgctctggttgtttttgtttgtttgtgttttttcctcaagattttatttatttatttgacagagatcacaagtaggcagagaggcaggcagagagagagggggaagcaggctccccgccgagcagagagcccgatgcggggctcgatcccaggaccccaggatcatgacctgagccgaaggcagaggctttaacccactgagcctcccaggtgccccagctctgaCAGGTCACAGGAATTGGTGGGAGCTGAGCTTTGTTTCCCTCAGGTCCCCTCCATGATAATTGTGTGATAAACATgcttatcagggtgcctgggtggcacaggcgGATTTAAGTGTCcgcctcttggtttcagttcaacACAAATTATACTGACCACTCTTGGGATACTAACAGTCTGATCTCCATCAGAAGTAGGGCATCACGTTACCTCGCTTCCCTCCTTCCCGTGATTATTGATGTGGGTCTGAGTATAATTTGAGATCAGCTCTCCAATATCTCCTAAGCTTTTCAAAAGAGTAGTTTTGGCTAGAAAGGCAGTACAGAATAGTAAATATGCCAGCATCATTGGTTAAGatgtcatttaatttctcttgacTGTGGTTAGCTGAAAAGTCTGCTCACAATGGTTTGATGAGGTAAACTGAAATAATTGCTCCATTCTAACATGGGAGAATGTGAGCACAGTAAGTGGAGATATCAAACTCACAATCCAAATAAGTAGCAGAAATGTGAGCAAGAAttgattcaaaagaaaaacaaatctcgGTCTTGCGCAGAAGCCCCTGCAATGTTCTCATGGCTGACACAGGCTGCATTAATAATACCAGCAAGACTTAGCAGTATATGGAGATGTTCTCTAACATTTCTATTATATAGTCACCAGGCAAGGAgtgcattttccctttttaaatttcagttcaggttgtgatctcagggtcataaaaatgagtcccacgttgggctctgcactcagcgtggagtctgcttgagatttctccctctggccctcccgcTCAtactttctcaaatacataaataaatcttaaaaacaaacatactggggcgcctgggttcagtcagttaagcaactgcctttagctcagatcacgctgagcaaggagcctgcttctccctctctccttacGTGTGCTCactcttgttttctctgtgtctctctctaaaataaataaaatcttaaaccaaaACCCAGATGCTTATTCTCCATTTGGGGGCCTTCCCGGGGCTCGGAGATGTAGGCGAGGTAGGGCCAGCTAGTTGAGTGTCTGCTGCGAGCTAAGCACTCACTGGCATTACAGAGGGACCAGGAGCTGGATGTAGGCCCTGCTCCCGAGGAGTCTGTGGTCTGGATAGGAGGCAGTGCAGTATTATAAATGAGCCCCCACAGGCCCTGGAGTTGGGTGGACCAAGGTTCAAATCTTACTGTGCTTTATGATCGTCAGTATGTTTATATCTCtgagctcagtttcttcatctctgaaatggggatGAAGTTCCTTCCCACAGTGGTTTTGAGGTGGAAAAGAGTTCACAGGTCCTCAGCTCATGTGCCAAGTGTCTAGCTCCATGCTCTGTAACCAAGTGTTCCTGAGGCTCAGTCTCTGTTGGGGAGTAGGGAGTCTCCTTGGGGAGACTACTcatggagagagaatgagatggtTTGTGCCTGGTCACCAAGAAGGCAAAGATAGGGCTGTCAGAACTCTGCCAGAAATGGCATTAGCTGGACAGGGAAAGCTCCTGCAGAATGTGGACCTTGACAGGGTATATGGTATGTCCGTATTAGGTGGGAGTTGTGGGCAGGGTTAAAAGGATTTTTTGTGCATGTCCTGAGGGAGAATACAGGAGTCTGAAAAGACCCACGGAGCCCAGGAGCCTAGGGCAAGTCAGTGATTTGGGTAGAGTGAAGAGAACAGTCCCCCTGATCAGTGTTTGTCATGCTttccaggcccagggaggggagagccagCAAGAGGCCCAGCGCCTCCAGGCCCAGCTGAATGAGCTGCAGGCCCAGCTGAACCAGAAGGAGCAGGCAGCTGAGCACTATAAGCTACAGGTGAGGCACCCCCAGCCCTGgaccactgccccccaccccccagtccccaccctacccccaccacccacccGCCCTGTCTGCCCATGTAGATGGAAAAAGCCAAGACCCACTATGATGCCAAGAAACAGCAGAACCAGGAGCTGCAGGAGCAGCTCCAGGGTCTGGAGCAgctgcaaaaggaaaataaagagctGCGGGCTGAAGCGGAACGGCTGGGCCGGGAGCTGCAGCAGGCTGGGCTGAAGACCAAGGAGGCTGAGCAGACCTGCCGCCACCTCACCGCCCAGGTGCGCAGCCTGGAGGCACAGGTTAGTATCAGCTTGGACCAACTTCCTCATCACCCTCTTGTTGGACCCCTATgacaccccccatccccacctccaggCTGCCCCTGCCTGAGGCTTGTCTTCATGCTCCCCGGCCCTCTCCTTCTCAGGTTGCCCACGCTGACCAGCAGCTTCGAGATCTGGGCAAGTTCCAAGTGGCAACTGATGCCTTAAAGAGCCGGGAGCCCCAGACTAAGCCTCAGCTGGACTTGAGTGTGGACAGCCTGGATTTGAGCTGTGAGGAGGGGACTCCCCTCACCATCACCAGGTGAGGAGGCACCCTGCCACCCTCTTGTCCCCCGAGTGCCTGCTGTCAGGTTGTCCTGGCCACTGGGCCTCGtaagataaagatgtggtccgtGGTCCCTTTGCCCTCTGGGAGCTTATTCATCGGGAAGTGTAAGGAAACCCGCGCACAGGTGGGAGGGCACGTGTTTGTACAGGGCCCCGTGGGAGTAAGAAGAAATGAGGGGTCAGAAGGGGCTGCCTGGAGGCTGTCACTTCTGCTCAGAGTCTGCAGACTAGCTGAAAGTGTGTGTGCCTGGTGaacagaggggagcagagggcagagcttGAGAGAGCCTGGCTGTGCTGGCAAGTGAGGTGAGGAGGGCTGGCTGCGATCCCCGCTAGACCTGATCCTAAAGGCATTTGAGGGACCTCAGAAGGGTCAGAAATGAAGCAGTATGTCGTCCAGTTTGCATCTGAGAAAGCTTTTCTCATAGCCAGTGAAGCCGACGctacagacacacccagaaaatattaatgcatttatttaccCCTCACAATCCTCTGAGGTAGGTTCTGTGATTAAGTACTTTAACAGATGAGACTGGGGCATAGAGGGGCGGTCATTTGACCAAGGTCCCACAGTGGTAGAGGTAGGCTTGAACCCCTGCTTGTCACCAGGCTCGTAACCCCCCTCAGGTGCCACTAAGTCTAGTTGAGAGGAGATGAAGCGGACTGGCCAAAGAGATGCGAACGGACGGGGGTGTGGCTAGGCGAGCTGTTGGGTAGGATTGTGGCTGGGGGGTGCCCAGCTGGAGGCTGCTCTTGTTCCCTGGAGTGGGTCATCCAGGAGGAACACTGTGGAGCTGGGTGTCCAGGGGGCGATGTCTGGGATAGTGGAGTCCCGGAGTTGCCAGTGTTAAGGAGCTCAGAGAGCCGTGGGAGTAGATGGGCTCACCCGGaatggagagggaagggagggcccGGGGTAAGGGCTTTCCTGGTTACTTctcaaaaatcagagaaaaaatggGGTGCTTGACCTGGTCCGCTTGTAGTAAATGTAGGAGTTGGTAACTTTGCAGCAAAGGGATGAACAAAATGCCTTTTCTACAGCAAGCTGCCTCGAACTCAGCCAGATGGCACCAGCATCCCTGGAGAGCCAGCCTCACCCATCTCCCAGCGCCTGCCCCCCAAGGTAGAATCCCTGGAGTCTCTCTACTTCACCCCAATCCCAGCTCGGGGTCAGGCCCCACTGGAGAGCAGCCTGGACTCCTTGGGGGACGTCTTCCTGGATTCAGGCCGAAAGACCCGCTCTGCTCGTCGACGTACCACACAAATCATCAATATCACCATGACCAAGGTCAGGCTGCTGGGAGTGGGACTGTAAGCCAGTCATGCTCCCTTGCTCATAAGGGCATCTTCCCCATCGGGTCCTCACAGAAACCTCCCAAGGCTGGCCGGACTGATTAAGCTGTATCTTAAGATCCCAAGAAACAAAGGCCTCTTTTGTAGAAAAGCGCAGGGCTGGAATTGGATGCCTGTTGGGTTTTAAGGCAGGTTTCTTTCCATGGGTAGCACTGACCCTGTGCAGGCTGAAGGGAGAGAATGTGAAGTTACTGCCCAGCCCTGGGCCTCCAGCAcaccacctgggtggctgagatgCGTTGTGGCCATCCAGAGGCTGCCTGCCAGGCTGGAAACTCTGGCTGGTCCTGTTCCCATATCCTGAggaggctggggagtggggaggtacCTTTCATGCAGCAAAGGGTACCTCCTTTGTGTGGGTTGCCCTTTGCTACCAAGAAGCTGGAGAACTAAAAGATGGGCAGGGTCATGGCCAGCTCGGGTTGAGGGGACAGTGGAGACGATGGGATGAGCCTGACTAGCCCAGGACCAAGCAttccagccctggctctgccacttcctagctgagACCGGTAGGTCgatcctttatttttttacactttGATTCTAAACTGGTCTGATACAcaactctgcctgccttccttcaaAGCACGGTCAACAGGCAAGAGAAAATGGGTATGGCCTCAGCACCTTATGCAGGATTCTTAGCAACAAGGCCCATTTCTTGCAGATATGCAGCTAAGGATCCCTACAAAGCAGTGTGGGAACACAGGCATTTTAGGAAGGGGAACAGGAGGCTGCTTTGTGGACTGTCAGGGCCCCACCCCACTGGATTAATTCTCTCTTCCAGAAGCTAGATGTGGAAGAGCCGGACAGCGCCAATTCATCCTTCTACAGCACCCAGTCcgcccctgcctcccaggctggCCCACGAGCCACGTCTTCTACCCAGTCTCTAGCCCGCCTGGGCTCTCCTGATGATGGCAACTCGGCTCTGCTCAGTCTACCTGGATACCGGCCCACCACTCGCAGCTCTGCTCGCCGCTCCCAGGCTGGTGTATCCAGTGGGGTCCCTCCAGGTGAGGTGACCATAGGCGCTTGAAACACAGACCCTGGCACAGGAAAGGGACAAACTTCTAAAACCCTAAGGCTAATTACCTTCCAGTACCTtgcctgcccctcttccctgtaGTCTCAGGGCCTTGTCTGTCCCTTAGGCTGCTCTTCATCTCAGCCTGGGTGAATGGGAAACATTCACACAAGGGGCCCAGGATTCCCAGCCTTATAGTGATGGTCAGCTCAGGTCCTCTGTTACCCCATCTCCGGGGTAAGGGGTGCCAGAAGAGCTCTCCTGGGCCAGTGTTCTGTTCTTAGATTCTTCCTGAAGACTCTTGCCCTCCAGGACCCCCTAGGTCCTGGACCCCCAATTCCTGGTCCTCAGTTTCTCTAAGGTGTCACAGCCTCTGCGGAAGATATCCTTTGACCTCCCCAGAGGGAGAGTGGTGAACCAGCCCCCCACGGTAGAAATGCCCTATAAGCCTTGCCCTGCTATCTGCAGCTCTGAGCACAATAGGACTCTGAGGCCCCAAGCCTCAAGTCCATGGGACAGGGGGACAGAAGTGGTGGACACAATGGTTAGCAAGATGCCAGGACCAGGGGGTGACCCCCTGCTGTTCCCCTCACTCTTCCTGGCCTTCCAGTCCCACCTGCTCCTGTCTCCTGGCCCTCCACAGGAAGGAACAGCTTCTACATGGGCACTTGCCAGGATGAGCCCGAGCAGCTGGACGACTGGAACCGCATCGCAGAGTTGCAGCAGCGCAACCGGGTGTGCCCCCCTCACTTGAAGACCTGCTACCCCCTGGAGTCTAGGGTGAGCTCAGGCCCCAGGCcagctcccctcctcctcccttggcAAGCCACCCCAGTACTAGTCACTTACCCTAGTGCCCTGAGTCTCTGGCCTGCTGCAGAGGGTGACCTTATGCTTCCGTGGACTAGCTGGCATAGAAGGGTTTGGGGTGAACTCCCTGTGGGCAGCCCTGAGTGTGTGGAGGTCTGCTCTGCCGCCTCCTGTGGCCATCCTGCAGGGCAAGAGTAGAAGACGACAACGACAAGGAGGCCTTCTGCCACAGAAGGCCTGAGCTGCCCTGCACATCAGGCCAGTGAGGAGTTCTGGGGGCAGTTCTGCACCCCCCTTGACCACTTCTTCCACCCCATGCAGCCTTCTCTGAGCCTGGCTACCATCACAGATGAGGAGATGAAAACTGGTGACCCCCGGGAGACCCTGCGCCGAGCCAGCATGCAGCCAGCCCAGATAGCTGAGGGCACAGGCATCACCACTCGGCAGCAGCGCAAACGGGTCTCCTCAGAGCCCCATCAGGGTCCTGGTACCCCAGAGGTAGGCAACCCTGGCTACTTTTTGTCCTATCAGCTTGCTCAGTCTAGTCCAGCTCCCCAAATTTGAAAAGTGGACTAAAGGGGAGCCTTCGCTCTCCAAGGGCTTGATGCAGACACACATGTCTGGCGTTGGATGTCAACTTCTCTTCCCCATAGTCTAAGAAGGCCACCAGCTGTTTCCCACGCCCCATGACTCCCCGGGACCGACATGAAGGGCGCAAACAGAGCACTACGGAGGCCCAGAAGAAAGCTGCTGCTCCAGCTGTTAAACAGGTTAGTAcagggggctggagggagccCCTGGGGAGGCCTTGGTGGCAGAGTGTGAGTGCAGCCCAGTTtgacagcccctccctccccaacagGCTGACCGCCGCCAGTCCATGGCTTTCAGCATCCTTAACACGCCCAAGAAGCTCGGGAACAGCCTGCTGCGGAGGGGAGCCTCAAAGAAAGCTCTGTCCAAGGCCTCTCCCAACACCCGCAGTGGGACCCGCCGCTCTCCGCGCATTGCTACCACCGCGGCCAGTGCCGCCACTGCCGCTGCCCTCGCTGCCGCCACTGCCACCCCTCGGGCCAAGGGCAAGGTGGAAGCACTGacagggaagggggtggtggaCTCTTAGGAAAGTGGGTGGAAGTGGGGTACTCCCCCAGGCCACCCTTCGGGAGGCTTCCGTGACAGGGCTCAGGTAGGCTGCTAGAGGTGGTCACAAAGTGTGGGTGCCCCCTGCCTTGGTTACCTGCTGGTGGAGGAGAGGAGACTCAGGGCTGCTTGGGCATAGCTGGCAACTGAGAACCTGAAGGTAGAGGTGTCCAGGTCACTCCCAAGAAAGGGATCCTAGTCAGGGGCTTTGGGAGCTGTGAGAGGCCTTCTTGAGCCATCTGGTACAGGCTGGCATCACATGTCTCCAGTCGTGCATGTGACTATGTTTCTCTCTTCCAGGCAAAGCACTAAAGGGCCAGGACCAGTGAGAGGCCCCCACCTGTGTCCTCAATGCCAACCTCGCCTGGTCCTTCTCCTTCTACTGTCCCTTTCAGTGCCTTCTCTCAGCTCCCAGGCCAACAGTGGCCAGACCCCTAGAGACAGTGATGCGTGCCCACACCCTGGCCTGGTACCTGGATCTTCACCGG comes from Mustela erminea isolate mMusErm1 chromosome 9, mMusErm1.Pri, whole genome shotgun sequence and encodes:
- the NUMA1 gene encoding nuclear mitotic apparatus protein 1 isoform X2, which codes for MTLHATRAAALLSWVNSLHVASPVEAVLQLQDCSVFIKIIDSIHGTEEGQQILQQPVPERLEFVCSFLQKNRKHPSSPECLVSMQKVIEGSELELAKMTMLLLYHSTMSSKSPRDWEQFEYKIQAELAVILKFVLDHEDGLNLNEDLENFLQKAPVPSTCSSTISEELSPPSHQAKREVRFLELQKVASSSGNNFLSGSPVSPMGDILQTPQFQMRRLKKQLADERNNRDELELELAENRKLLTEKDAQIAVMQQRIDRLALLNEKQAASPLEPRELEELRGKNESLTVRLHETLKQCQDLKTEKSQMDRKINQLSEENGDLSFKLREFASHLQQLQGALNDLTEEHSKATREWVEKQAQLEKELSTAVQDKKCLEEKNEILQGKLSHLEEHLAQMRENPTREKGEVLGDVLQLETLKQEAASLAADNSQLQARIEALEAEQGQREAKLLAERGHFEEEKQQLAGLIAELQGSLSNLSQAKEELEQASQAQGARLSAQVATLTSELTTLNVTLQQQDQELASLKQQAKQEQAQLAETLQQQEQASQGLRQQLEQLSSSLKQKEQQLEEAAQEQEAARRDHAQRLAAAAEERQSSLKERDSALQQLEALEKEKTAKLEVLQQQLQAANEARDSAQASVTRAQREKVELSQKVEELHACVEAARQEQCEAQAQVAELKAQLRSEQQKATERERVAQEKGQFQEQVRALEESLKISKGSLEEEKRRASDALEEQQRHIAKLEAETRCLVEQHKQERKELEEERAGRKGLEARLRQLGEAHQAEMEALRRELAEAVASQREAEGECEQLAKEVATWRERYEDSQQEEAQYGAMFQEQLMTLKEECEKARQELQEAKEKVAGIEAHSELQISRQQNEVAQLRANLARALQQAQEKEVRAQKLADDLSVLQEKMAATGKEVARLEALVRKAGEQQETASRELLKEPPRPGDRGSEWPEEQQGRQFCSTQAALQAMEREAEQMGSELERLRAALIESQSQQQEERGQQEREVARLTQERSRAQADLALEKAAKAELEMRLQNALNEQRVEFATLQEALAHALMEKEGKDKELAKLRGQEAAQKTELGELQQTVQRLKEQLAKREEGRQQSLGPASGEDSSGSGGAQSESTGKSERKGPELEALRAEVSKLERQCREHQEKASGLERSLECERASRAEQAGALEALQGRLEEKAQELGRSQDTLATAQRELATLRAKAQDHSKAEDEWKTQVARGQQEAERKNSLISSLEEEVSILNRQVLEKEGESKELKRLVVAESEKSQKLEERLRLLQAETTSNSARAAERSSALREEVRTLREEAEKQRVASESLRQELASQAERAEELGQELKTWQEKFFQKEQALSALQLEHTSTQALVSELLPAKHLCQQLQAEQAAAEKRHREELEQSKQAAGGLRAELVRAQRELGELGPLRQKVAEQERAAQQLRAEKASYAEQLSMLKKAHGLLAEENRGLGERASLGRQFLEVELDQAREKYGQELAAVRADAETRLAEMQREAQNTARELEVMTAKYEGAKVKVLEERQRFQDERQKLTAQVEQLEVFQRAQTKQVEELSKKLVDHDQASKVQQQKLKAQGGESQQEAQRLQAQLNELQAQLNQKEQAAEHYKLQMEKAKTHYDAKKQQNQELQEQLQGLEQLQKENKELRAEAERLGRELQQAGLKTKEAEQTCRHLTAQVRSLEAQVAHADQQLRDLGKFQVATDALKSREPQTKPQLDLSVDSLDLSCEEGTPLTITSKLPRTQPDGTSIPGEPASPISQRLPPKVESLESLYFTPIPARGQAPLESSLDSLGDVFLDSGRKTRSARRRTTQIINITMTKKLDVEEPDSANSSFYSTQSAPASQAGPRATSSTQSLARLGSPDDGNSALLSLPGYRPTTRSSARRSQAGVSSGVPPGRNSFYMGTCQDEPEQLDDWNRIAELQQRNRVCPPHLKTCYPLESRPSLSLATITDEEMKTGDPRETLRRASMQPAQIAEGTGITTRQQRKRVSSEPHQGPGTPESKKATSCFPRPMTPRDRHEGRKQSTTEAQKKAAAPAVKQADRRQSMAFSILNTPKKLGNSLLRRGASKKALSKASPNTRSGTRRSPRIATTAASAATAAALAAATATPRAKGKAKH